GCCATCCATGAAATCTGGGTGATTGGAACACCACTTGGATAGAGGAAACTGTCCTCGGCGAAGTATCTCAATAACTTCTTCCTTTAATCTGTGTAAGGCATCTGTGTCATCCGCACCACATAGAAAATCATCAACATAGAACGAACTCTTTACGGCCGcagcgccaattggaaattctgCCACATGCTTATCTGCTAAGTAGTGAAGGCTTCGCACTGCTAGATATGGAGCTGAGGCGGTACCATATGTCACAGTGTTGAGCTGGTATGTGAGAAGATCTACGTTTGCAGAAGCTCGCCAAAGAATGTAATGAAATTCAcgataatttttaatcaaagaTACTTGCCTGTATATTTTAGTGACATCTGCGGTGATAGCGTAACGATACAAACGGAAGCGCAGTAGCAACCTGTACAGCTCTGTTTGGATAGTTGGTCCAACTAAAAGTAAGTCATTTAGCGATGTTTGTGTCGTAGTTTGGCAAGAGGCGTCGAACACTACTCGTAACTTTGTTGAAGTACTTGTATGTATCAGTACACAGTGATGTGGTATGTAATAGTGTGGTTCATCTGATTTCGGCGCTTTTACTACAGACATGTGACCAAGACGTTCGTATTCTTCCATGAACGAGACGTACTGGGAGTAAATGTCCGGCAAATGCAACAGTCGGCGTTCGATTGCTAGGAATCGGCGACGAGCGATATCGAATGAGGCTTCAAGTGCAGCGGGATTGTCCTTAAATGGCAGCCTCACAATTATGCGTCCAGTAGTATCTTGATGGGTTGTGGCtataaaatgacgtttacaaattCGATGATCTGGTGAAATAGGGTTGGGTTTCCAGTCGACAGTTTCGAGCACCCAAAGGCGTTGCATGTTTGCGTCAATAGAGTCTTCGCAAAATAGCAGACATGACTTTGAAGGCGTGTAGTGCTTCGACTGGTATCTTAAAGGAACAACCCAgccaaataatgttttttgcaATGTAGGTAAATTCGGGCCAAGCTTTATTTGACCAACAGCGAGAGCTTGAAAAAATGCTTCTGCTCCAAGCAAAAGATCGATGCGTCGAGGTTTAAAGAAGGTTTCATCAGCCAAAGTTGCGTTGGTTGGCAAATTCCAGTTTATTGTGTCAATTTCAGCGTCAAAGTTGAAATGCTGATGTACGTGACTTAATTGTTGTGGTGGTTCGAGCTTTAAGATTGGAAACTGAATCACCTATGCTGCGAATGCCAATTTGATACTTTTCTCGACGAAGGTTAAGCCTTTGTGCGAAATCATCGGTCATGAAATTCACTTGAGAATGAGTCGAAAGCTGTTGCCAAAATGACCTGCCCGTGATCCGATATCTCCATATGCGAAGGCGTGGCAGCTAGTTGGTTGTATCTATGAGGTTTGGTTGAACATGATGATGATGGTTGAAACGATTGCGAAACAGGAAGAGATGTTGGACTTGCAAGTGTAGGCAGAGTCGCGTTGTCATGATGCAAGAGCGTATGATGCATTCTGTTACAGGAGCGGCAGCGATGCTTCGACGCACACTGAGCTACTCTGTGACCATTGCTCAGAAAATTGATACAGAGGTCGTATTTCTTGGCGGCATCGTAGCGTTGATTCGTGTTCATGTCCTTAAATTGAAAACACCCAATGATTTTGTGTTTATCGCTAGAGCAAAGAACACAAGAAGGCTTAGTGATAGCGAATGATGAGGTTTGTCCAC
Above is a genomic segment from Bactrocera neohumeralis isolate Rockhampton unplaced genomic scaffold, APGP_CSIRO_Bneo_wtdbg2-racon-allhic-juicebox.fasta_v2 cluster09, whole genome shotgun sequence containing:
- the LOC126764420 gene encoding uncharacterized protein LOC126764420 — protein: MQRLWVLETVDWKPNPISPDHRICKRHFIATTHQDTTGRIIVRLPFKDNPAALEASFDIARRRFLAIERRLLHLPDIYSQYVSFMEEYERLGHMSVVKAPKSDEPHYYIPHHCVLIHTSTSTKLRVVFDASCQTTTQTSLNDLLLVGPTIQTELYRLLLRFRLYRYAITADVTKIYRQVSLIKNYREFHYILWRASANVDLLTYQLNTVTYGTASAPYLAVRSLHYLADKHVAEFPIGAAAVKSSFYVDDFLCGADDTDALHRLKEEVIEILRRGQFPLSKWCSNHPDFMDGQTMKELSITDDFTSSALGVTWNQRNDTLLFSFTPKQVHKSITKRTILSIASSLFDPLGVLSPLVITSEIIMQELWLLKLDWDESVPQHIHQAWNCCLASLTSYTYYTCTPI